CTTCTGTCTCCTTTTACAAAAAGCTAAATCaatctctgtcttttgttttttaatttgggGCTTTTTCTCtgatatattgtgtttattgtgtgtcaTAGAAAtcaattaagtgtgtgtgtgtgggtgtgtgtgtgtgtgtgtgtgtgtgtgtgtggtgtgttcaaGATATGTTTGCAACATTCAAGGTCGAGCCATGAAACAAAAACCTTGAATGCTCAGTGAGGCTGTAGGAGATAAGGCGGACCTACGAAGCTTTACACACTCTGGATGCTGCAATGTGCTGCGCTCCTCCTTTTCATTGTTTGACTGTTGTTTCAAGAAATAGTTCCTAGAGCCGACTTCCTGCGTTTTAATTATCTTCACGAGTCAAGACCTACCTTTTTAGCCTGGCTAATTAAtgctgttattacattttacttgtatgaaaagtgctttGCAAATAAAGTCTGGTTGATTGATGGATAATGACTAGAAGACAGGACCTCTCAAAGTCTCTCATATTTAGAAGTCAGTTCAATACTGAAACGACAACCAGCAAGTCTGGCTCTCTGCAACTGCCTGTGTGGGGTTGCTCTATCCTCCCCTTCCTTACtatctcttttcatttcctctgtctttctctctttatgcCAGCTGCATGGGTGGGCGTGTTATGCTGactgcagagagaaggagaaagggtGTGACAGGAGGAGGATAAAAGGCTAGGAATAACacatctgctgttttttttagtaAATATCCAAGTATGTAAGTGAGTGGTTTTAGAGAGTTATAGATTTACAACGATGactttctcctttttaaatTTACGATCATCAGCCGTGGCTGATTGAGCGTTCAGATTTCTGGCTATGGGAAATGAAAAGAGGACAAATCTATGCCACATTCATCTGAAAGTtagtggaaacacacacattcttgtttgagtgtgtgctgAAAGCTGAATGTAGAGATTTCCCTGCTGTCCGGCCGCTCTGAGGGACAACTGAAATGACAGACAGGCCGGACACGACCAGCAGTCCGACCTCAGTCGGAGTCAGAGACTCTAAGcccaattctttttttaatcagggACAATCCAACCCTGCTAATAACTGAGTACCATACACCAGTCTGGTACATTATCTTCTCAAAAACATGAACCATTAGTTGCCGTAATGCACTGACATGACAGATAATCCATCCAGAATCAGAAAATGCCAGATAtcatatcatttaatatttgGATAATCCTAATCATGTTGGAGGAGTATCTCATAGTAACATCATTCTCTTACTACTTCCTGCACTACTAAAGAAAAGTATCATGGTTTTATTGGCCAGTCGAGCCTGGAGACAAGCAGGCTGCTGagtgtctgtttttatattgagCAAGACAAATGGATTCAAAGGCCATCCACTAATGCAAGACATGCAATTCATCTACAACATGACACACAGTATTAGTAttcagaggaaacacaaactACACAATAATACAGAGAGTCAACCTCTTTACATAAATGGTATCAGAAATTAGGGATGGGACGGGataaaaaacactcacaatacATTTATCGTGGTGAATTGAAATTAttgggataataataataataataataataatataataataataataataataataataataataagctttatttgtatagcaccttcatacaagaattgcagcccaaagtgcttcacagcaaaaacataacaattagtacaaggacagaataagagcatttacagtacaataatcacagtgtagatgtaaatgagtctgaagtaccattataaaaatagccgaattaaaatagcagataaaatagcagaattaaaataatataatatagcagaattaaaattgtataataatagctgaattaacATAATAGTGAATATCATCTGCATAGCTCACTATCATGGTAGataactgaatatatatattatttaatacagGAATCATCATAAGAAAGACTCACATAATgttgctattttatatttcgTATTAATCCTTTATTTATGATTAATTTATTTAAGATTGGTTGTTTTTCACACAAAAAGATGCGTGTCCCATCTGTGATGCAGAAATATTAATTTCTCAACTAAATGTAAGTTAAAGTGACTCCAGTATGTTTAAGTGCCATGTTAAgagttttaaacacattttgaaggTTATCTGGGATAATATTGTAAATCACTATTATTTTGGCCAACATAATCctattattataatcatattGTCCGATGACTATAAGAAATCACTTGagaacatttactgtatatatatatatatatatatatatatatatatatatatatatatatatatatatatactaaatcATGTATGACCTTTATAATCCGTCAGTCTGCAGGATGTTTCAGTGTGAAACTGTAGCTTTGGGTTAATATGTTGAAATGTGCCACAACAAAGTGTAAACAGTTCAGCTGCATCAGATGTTGTGATAAATGCGACTCTGCTTAAGGGCAAGCATTTTCGAATTTCACTCAACTTTTTTTGGGTTCCCTATTTGTTTGGTTTGCATTTCCTCTTAAAACAGATTCCACAGCCAGGAGTTTTTATTTAAGTGATTTTAGTGAGGAATGCTAATAATGCTTATATGTCTTATTGAGGTTGCAGTGAAGAGAGTTTTTTCTCCAGCCTGTGAAAAGTAATGTAACAGGAAATCAGTTTGATGTAAAGTTTCAGATTTAGCTTCATAAATGATGCATGAGCTCACTGAAAATGTGCTGGAAATGGCATCAAGCATCTGTTATGCAAACTGAAAAGATCAGCTTACAGCTTTAATAAGACATTTCAGCCTCTGTATTTAAGgagttcatgtgtgtgtctcttacGTAACTGCTCTCTCGTGTGCTTTTCAGAGTTGACAAGTGATCTAGAGGTGAAGCCTCCAGGAAGAAATCAAATAGGTATGTTTATTCTTCCTCACTTACCTCCATCATGACCAAGCTCTCCGTCTGCActgaagacagaaagacagacgcATGTTCACGTCTCCATGGGCTTGTTTGTCTTCACCCGATCAACCTCAACCCCCAATCCACCAGAACTAGACGCCAGCATCCCTCTCTGCCTCCGTCTGTCCATCCCATCTCCCAGGGGGATAGATCCCTGTCAGTCACCCTCCTCCGCCTTCTCCCCCATgcctccctatctctctctctctcctcatttccTCATGCTCAAGGAGGGGGACGTCTCTGACCAACCATACACAGGACAGATCATGGGTGCATCTTTGTTCCCTTGTTTTAAGTGTGAATGTGTCGCAGATATATGAGGGCTGCACGCCCTTGCTGTGAAGATACTAGGGCTAAACAAGTAATCTGGATGTTATCGGAATTGAAATATGGATTAGTGCAATATATATCCAAATCGCAGGAGGcgcaatatttgttaaagggCAAAATATATGTCAAAAGAATATTCTGAATGAAgtattgtggtgctgcagagatgtatTCTAGAGATGCTCTCAAAAATGTCACAACATTATCATTTGATGACACATGATGATGCAAAAATGATTATTCCTTCCAATATTGTGGCTATATCAGACAAAGATCCTGcgattattagatttttttcttctaGTCGTTCTGCCCTAGAGGACACTGACACAGCTGCAAAGACAGCATGCCTCAACACATTTGCAGGACCGTGTTGTCTCTGGATGCAGGGAAGCAAAGTAGGCACCATTTTGTCACACCAAATTAGAGGCAGGGCCAGGGAAGACGAGTCAAAaggctgtgtgaatgtgtgtaaggGGGTAGACTAGATAgtaagggagggaggggtggacTGTCGCATTTGGCTGCATTACTTAGCCATTAGACCCTATCTccttttccaggacaggttatCCCCAGATCCATCAATACAGCACAGCTACAgcgctctgctctcctcccatcCTGACAAATTGATCcatcctctttttctttccctgctCTCGTTTTTCCTCGTTGTCCCAGAGGGGGTGTCCACTTACAAGACTTTGCTGAGAACAAGAGACGTAGATCcaggaaaaggagagaagaagaggtgtAAGGAGAGAGGTAATGAGAGGTAGCAAAGAGAGCGATGAAGGGGAAAAGACAAGGCGGCAGGATGCGGTCAGCTCCAGACGTGGAGGAGGGGAGATGTATGGAAGGATATTAAGATCACATTAGGTACTGTGGTCTATAGTTAGCATATGAGCTCAACCTGGGTGTGGTGATGGGCGACAGAAAATGTGAGACTGATTGGTCCTCAGATTCATCCtggaagacagagggagagagacagaggatcGGGGTAAATAGAAGGGAAATTACGGATGAAAAAGCACTTAGTATTATAAAGGGAAGTCATAcagacagaaaaataagagGGTAGAGCAAGGGGAAAATGGCATAAAGCAATAAAATGAAGCAGCTTTAACCTCAAACTCAAAGCTTTTATCAACGTATGAAGCACCATATTACATTAAATCCAAATATGGATTCCAGATTTTAGAGTTTCACCTCCAGGACTCACCAAACCTCCCTCCACCCTTTGGGATTCTCCTTCCCTGCACACTGACCTATTTCTATGTGCAGAGGCATCAGTGCCGGCTTCTGTCAATGTAATCTTCAACTAAATCAGCCCCGAGGCTGCTGCACCGGCTTTTTTATCTatgcttccctctcctctggGGGATTTTACTGTCAAAGAGCGCAAATGCGTGGAAATATATCAGATTAGCTCATGTACAGTGTGAAATGTATCTGTGGTGGAGCATGCCTGCACCTTGCTCTGAGAAGTAAAGCAGGGTTTAACTTAAAACAACACGTGTCAACGTTTAGACATGTTTATAGTGATCTGTGCTGGCTAGTGTTCTCTCTCCATCCACCGAACATATGAAAATACTGAGGATTGATTAATCGTCTCATGTTTTTATCTCCTCCTGTAATTACATTACGTCAACTGTAATGCAAAGAGTTTTGAGTTGACGTTGACGTCTGGAAGAAGTTTGATCATGAATCTTTTAAAACTAATCCCAAAGTATTAAGAAGAAACATTGCCAAGCTCTAGTCTGTCAATTTGGGGTGGGATAGAGATTACTCTTTCCatattgtgtgtcttttataGCTGCTGATCAGCTCTAAAGCCACCAAAATGTTCCAGTTTCTGATAATCCTCTTAAGACTTTGAGAGGGAACTGGTGATATTCCAAATACTCAGACTCGGCCTCATGAACTGCTCATCTTACTGAGTGGATCTCAGCCAAAATATGATCCGAAcaatctcttctttttttcaattaagtttgatatatatatatatatatatataaagagattCAAAAGACCGtaatacataaacaaaacagagacagGAAGGGGGGATGCAAGAGCAAAACCCAAAGCcttcaaatgtttctctttctttcatatACATTCTTTATATAATCCTTCTCAGGTGGGAGCAAGAAACTaagatgtaatgtaaaagtagtCGGAGAATAAGTGAGGGTATTACTACACACCTTTCGAAgcaaattataataaatatgtggAAGACTCTTATCCACAGTCGGTtaaaaggacagacagagaggaggtatAGGGTCACACACTTTATTCACCACTGGCCTTTCGGCTCACACAGGTAACGTTCCTTAACAGTCACAGCTCTCCTGTCCGCGGCGTTGCGTGGTGGCTGAAGGAGGGTCTCTGTATCCTCTGGagcccagcctactgcaagagaacagaaccagaccatcaccatgcatttattatgtgactgattacctgactccgttcagctgtctggcctccagctgggacactcctgtctctccccagcagccggcgccctcaccacaccccactgccacaaaaTATAATAAGATCAGACAAAGAACTTGCACACATTGTCCCAATGGTCCTCCAGGCCCATCAAAGTCTTTTAACATGCAAGCTGCGCGTTTCTTGTTAAGCAGCTTCATGTTTACCTCCAGCCAGGAATCTCTAGAGAACCAGGCTGGTTCATGCTACTTCcagttttaaataattatttaagttAAGAGCCGGGCAACAGTGTCTCCTAcgcttttgttgtttttggtgaTTTGTTGTACATTGTAGTACGTTACATATAAATGTAGCAGCTGATGTATGTAGGCACATTTATATATGCATGGAAACCTTTACATTTTACACCTGCAGGTATTTAACGCTTGTATTTCTGGTCCATCTCTGTGTCAGAGttacaggaggaagaggagctccTGGAGAACCGCTGTTGGGACGTGGAGAGCCGTTTGGCCGAGCGGGAGTGCACCTTAGGAGAGCTTCGTCAGGAGCTGAGTCTCAAAGGGGCTTTGGTGGGAGCCCTCAGAGCCAATCTCAAGGAAAAGGAGCGCCACTTCCTGGAGGAGCTCAAACACCGCAGCCACTGTTCCACCATCCTTAACACGGAGCTGCAGAAACAAACCGAGGCAGCAGCGTACCTCTCCTTCCAGCTGCATGCTGCCAGGCAGAAACTGCACCACCAGCGGATGCAGCAGAGGCATGGACTCCTGGCCCGGGCCAACTGTCAGGGGGTTCAGTATGGGGCCGAGCAGAACTCTGTTTCTCCACAGATGCCGTCAGGagcctccccttcctctcctgtgGTTAAACCCAAGCGTAAGAGCGCCAGGGTGTCTTCCAGAGTGGAGCGTGGCCGAGAGTGTGTGCCCATAGAGAAGGTGATGGGCCCTGCAGAGCCCACAGCGATGCCGGACCCTGCACTCTTCCTCCACCCTCGAAGGCACAGGGCTCGCATAAGGCACGCTGCGGCACAAAGACAGCCTCCACTGGGGCTGGAGCAGGAGGATGGGGTGGAAGGAGGTGGAGAGGGTTCAGTGGAGCTTCAGGGTGAAGCTACCAGACTGCTGACTTCAACCGCGGCGCCCCCTGCTGCTGAGACAAAAGCAGATTAGCGAGTACTGTGACCTGCACTTTAAACTGCAGTTTGATCACTGTATGATTATGTCAGACTGTTAATGCTGTTAACTGTCCTTCTGCACCTTGACTGAATTGATACTGCGACTGGTTTTAGCTCttgaattattatattacaattaTCGTAGACTCTTTTCTAATATGGACTTTGATATAATCTTAAACAACTTGCAAAGCAAAACTCAATATGTGTCACTTTAAGTCAGTCTTAAATGAAGTTAGATGAATGATCTGTTTACACTGGTGTCACATGCTCAGTATTTTGTGGGGCCTTATTTCAAAGCAACCCCTTTTTGGATCTATGGTGATGGTGAGTGGCCATTTTAGGTGGTCCAACCAGCTGTGAGCTTTCAAGGCCAACCATAAATCAACCATGTGACCAAACGTTTGTGTGGCCCCCGTCTGAGACACAGCTGAAATATCCGAAGTGGTATGTAAGAGTCCTCCCTGTGaaaaaatgttgatttgaaGGAGGTGTGTTCCCGTTATAATAtaactttataaatacaaacgACAGCCGATTAGAAACAATAACTTCCGTTAAAACACAATAGATCCCTTTTATCTGTATTACACCTATGTATACCTTCAACACAGTAAATAATTATATCTGATATGCCTGAAGGTGTGAAAATAATTTATCAGGACACATCGTTCCGGTGTTGTGTCCACAACATCCCCGATCGTTGTGTTTCTCCTTAACCGGACCCCTTCCTTTGTCCTAACCTCAAGCGATTATCTCTGTAACAACTGAGCATACGTTAACGTAACCCTAACCCCAACGCCAGAGGGCAACGCTTCAGGAAACACTATTGTTGGGGCAAACAGACTTTGACGCGAGACCTGCCAACGGTTGAAACAGTTTGAAATCAGTGTTCACGGTAATAACTGCAGATAAATGTAGCAACGATAATTATGCTTTAGTTAGATTTCCCTGATACAAATAAACTAACTATGGGCGACCATAGTGaccaaaaaacaaactttaaagttAGATCACAATTTGAACTCTACTAACTGAACTCCttgttgtgtgttattgtttcattaatACTTTATTTCAGACCTTAGGtccatttgaaaaataaagaagaataacaacattacacatataaatacatatcacaataacactttatttaaataaatgatcgCATGCATAACACACATTGTTGTGATAATCTTATAATACATTGCAACTTAATttgtgtattctttttttttctcttgaaaTTGTAATGTCGTTTTTTTTATCAGTGATTGTCGCTGTAGGTGGAGGACCAATCAGACAGCAGCTGTTTTGGCCACGTGCAAACTTTACGCCTTACTATATTTAGCCTGTATGTTTCATTTTAAGgaatacaaaatgtacacataATGCACATACACGTAACGGCTCAGTATAAACAGG
This genomic interval from Cottoperca gobio chromosome 13, fCotGob3.1, whole genome shotgun sequence contains the following:
- the ccdc92ba gene encoding coiled-coil domain-containing protein 92, coding for MGDKSSLSEQIGSVERSVVFLRQEHLTLLHGLHREILSLQKRCSELTSDLEVKPPGRNQIELQEEEELLENRCWDVESRLAERECTLGELRQELSLKGALVGALRANLKEKERHFLEELKHRSHCSTILNTELQKQTEAAAYLSFQLHAARQKLHHQRMQQRHGLLARANCQGVQYGAEQNSVSPQMPSGASPSSPVVKPKRKSARVSSRVERGRECVPIEKVMGPAEPTAMPDPALFLHPRRHRARIRHAAAQRQPPLGLEQEDGVEGGGEGSVELQGEATRLLTSTAAPPAAETKAD